A region from the Lolium perenne isolate Kyuss_39 chromosome 4, Kyuss_2.0, whole genome shotgun sequence genome encodes:
- the LOC139839243 gene encoding uncharacterized protein: protein MAVGARPAPVVLAPEPPQESPLAAPPPTAQRRPLMLLYLRPSATPRTNHLAELNSLRTAQKEKVDDLSRRLTEVEKQRLALQEEVTAKSTELTATAKRWTDEFSALDRGLAAAFPETQDAALAAVGVARDSRRRETGEGSSEYFSMEDHMASMAARIEPITKLGWELRKAAEKLVPMLWPEEAVPQDISGLISSMERAPDRFLDWKESATRAGADMALSFVLSWYNEVDLGQLQFR, encoded by the exons ATGGCCGTGGGAGCTCGCCCAGCACCGGTCGTCCTAGCCCCAGAGCCACCCCAAGAGTCGCCCCTCGCTGCTCCCCCACCTACGGCCCAGCGCCGCCCCTTGATGCTCCTCTACCTCCGGCCTAGCGCCACCCCAAGAACG aaccacctcgctgagctcaactccctcaggacggcacagaaggagaaggtggatgatctgagccggcggctgacggaggtggagaagcagcggcttgcgctgcaggaggaggtcaccgctaagtccacagagctgacggctaccgccaagcgctggaccgacgagtttagcgcgcttgatcgcggcttggcgg cggccttcccggagacgcaggacgcggctttggcagccgttggcgtcgcgcgcgactccaggaggcgggagaccggcgagggcagctcggagtacttctccatggaggaccacatggcgtccatggctgcccgcatcgagcccatcaccaagctcggctgggagcttcgGAAGGCGGCTGAAAAGCTGGTGCCAATGCTGTGGCCTgaagaggcggtgccgcaagacatctccggcctcatctcctcgatggagcgggcgccggaccgcttcctcgactggaaggagtcggccacgcgcgccggtgccgacatggcgctgtccttcgtcctctcctggtacaacgaggtggacctggggcagctccagttccg